One segment of Prosthecobacter debontii DNA contains the following:
- a CDS encoding RNA polymerase sigma factor, whose product MLPETLLEHRAAFTGFVRSRLSDASLAEDLVQDCLLKALRAEHVPEDSEGVVTWFYRVLRHAIIDVQRRRNVRGQALEKLEMEMATQPDAQDERHVCQCVMKLLPAMHSADAELLRRIDLEGESATEIAQATNQRVNTLNVRLLRARRRLRDQVQQVCRTCATHGCLDCDCAP is encoded by the coding sequence ATGCTGCCTGAAACTCTGCTGGAACATCGCGCCGCCTTCACCGGCTTCGTGCGCTCGCGCCTGAGCGATGCCTCGCTGGCGGAAGATCTCGTGCAGGATTGCCTGCTCAAGGCCCTGCGTGCCGAGCATGTACCAGAGGACTCGGAGGGCGTGGTCACCTGGTTTTACCGTGTGCTCCGCCATGCCATCATCGATGTGCAGCGTCGGCGTAACGTGCGCGGTCAGGCGCTGGAAAAGCTGGAGATGGAAATGGCGACTCAACCCGATGCCCAGGACGAACGCCACGTGTGCCAGTGCGTGATGAAGCTGCTCCCCGCCATGCATTCGGCAGATGCCGAGTTACTCCGCCGCATCGATCTGGAGGGAGAATCCGCCACCGAGATCGCCCAAGCGACGAACCAGCGCGTAAACACGCTCAATGTTAGGCTTCTGCGTGCCAGGCGTCGCCTACGTGATCAGGTGCAGCAGGTCTGCCGCACCTGCGCCACCCACGGCTGCCTGGACTGCGACTGCGCGCCGTGA
- a CDS encoding copper-transporting P-type ATPase has translation MSSSSHDSPRRSCCHTPASEPAPAKPEPTSAGCCHSHPPEPKPAAPKSGGCCHGHDHGHGHDHHHASVTPSGSAKYFCPMCPGVESDKPGTCPKCGMALERNPSWKPAAKTIYICPMHPEVRQDHPGTCPKCGMALEPETVTEADEDDDHAELRDMTQRFWMSAALTLPVFITAMVHVIPAWSHAAWATSETSRWMQVMFTTQVVFYGGEPFFARAWQSLLHRSMNMFTLIALGVGAAYGFSFVAMLAPQWFPASLGDAHGNLPLYFEAAAVIITLVLLGQVLELRARARTSSAIQELLGLQPKTARLITPEGDKDIPLSEVKAGQLLRVRPGEKIPVDGEVQEGRSHVDESMLTGEPAPVEKQPGDAVTGGTLNQHGSLVVQAQRVGAESLLAQIVHLVGEAQRSRAPVQSLADRVAAWFVPAVLACAALTFGLWWSFGPQPALAYAIANAIAVLIIACPCALGLATPMSVMVGIGRGAGMGVLIRQAAAIEKLAQLNTLAVDKTGTLTVGKPEVTDLIPAPGSTLMPDEALKLAAALEQSSEHPLAHAIVQAAEKKQLAWPNVVDFKSIPGEGVNGQVGHQQVHIGKADFLKREGITGVEALTQLAEPHQAAGRGAMFLAVDGKAAAVLVVSDPIKSTTPETLEKLRSLDISVVMLTGDHETTARHIASSLGIQRYHAGVTPQDKHRYITEMKRESGAVVGMAGDGINDAPALAEADVGIAMGTGTDIAMESAPVTLVKGDLRGIVQAIRLGRAMMSNIRQNLLFAFLYNGLGIPLAAGALYPWFGWLLSPMIAGAAMSLSSVSVIGNALRLKTTKLD, from the coding sequence ATGAGCTCTTCTTCCCACGATTCTCCGCGCCGCTCCTGCTGCCACACGCCCGCTTCGGAGCCTGCTCCCGCGAAACCTGAGCCCACCTCGGCGGGCTGCTGTCATTCTCACCCACCCGAGCCTAAACCGGCGGCCCCCAAGTCTGGCGGCTGCTGCCATGGTCACGATCATGGGCATGGTCATGACCATCATCATGCCTCCGTCACACCTTCCGGCTCGGCCAAATACTTCTGCCCCATGTGTCCGGGTGTGGAGTCAGACAAACCGGGCACCTGCCCGAAATGCGGCATGGCGCTGGAGCGCAATCCCTCGTGGAAACCTGCGGCTAAAACGATCTACATCTGCCCCATGCACCCCGAGGTGCGGCAGGATCACCCCGGCACCTGCCCCAAGTGCGGCATGGCCCTGGAACCAGAGACGGTGACTGAGGCGGATGAGGACGATGACCATGCCGAACTGCGGGACATGACCCAGCGTTTCTGGATGAGCGCCGCATTGACGTTGCCGGTCTTCATCACGGCCATGGTTCATGTCATTCCCGCCTGGAGTCATGCTGCTTGGGCCACCAGTGAGACGAGCCGCTGGATGCAGGTCATGTTCACCACCCAGGTGGTCTTCTACGGTGGAGAGCCGTTCTTCGCACGGGCTTGGCAATCCCTCCTGCATCGCAGCATGAATATGTTCACGCTGATCGCTCTCGGCGTCGGGGCGGCGTATGGATTCAGCTTCGTGGCCATGCTCGCGCCGCAGTGGTTCCCGGCTTCTCTGGGCGATGCCCATGGCAATCTGCCGCTGTATTTCGAGGCGGCTGCCGTCATCATCACCCTGGTGCTGCTGGGGCAGGTGCTGGAGCTGCGGGCACGTGCCCGCACCAGCAGTGCGATTCAGGAGTTGTTAGGCCTGCAACCGAAGACCGCACGGCTGATCACGCCGGAGGGAGACAAGGACATTCCTCTGAGCGAGGTGAAGGCGGGGCAACTCCTGCGGGTGCGTCCCGGTGAGAAGATCCCGGTGGATGGCGAGGTGCAGGAAGGCCGCAGTCATGTCGATGAATCCATGCTGACGGGGGAACCGGCTCCGGTGGAGAAACAACCCGGGGATGCCGTCACCGGCGGCACCTTGAATCAACACGGCAGTCTGGTGGTGCAGGCGCAGCGCGTGGGAGCGGAGAGCCTGCTCGCGCAGATCGTCCATCTCGTCGGTGAAGCGCAGCGCAGCCGGGCTCCGGTGCAGTCGCTGGCAGACCGTGTGGCCGCGTGGTTTGTGCCTGCGGTGCTTGCGTGTGCGGCGCTCACGTTTGGCCTATGGTGGAGCTTCGGCCCGCAGCCCGCACTGGCCTATGCCATTGCCAATGCAATCGCGGTTTTAATCATCGCCTGCCCGTGTGCTCTGGGCCTCGCCACACCGATGAGCGTGATGGTGGGCATCGGGCGTGGAGCGGGCATGGGCGTGCTGATTCGCCAGGCCGCTGCCATCGAAAAACTCGCGCAACTGAACACCCTGGCCGTGGATAAAACCGGCACGCTGACTGTGGGTAAACCGGAGGTCACCGACCTGATCCCCGCGCCCGGCAGCACGCTCATGCCTGATGAAGCCCTAAAGCTAGCTGCCGCTCTGGAGCAGAGCAGCGAGCATCCGCTGGCCCATGCCATCGTGCAGGCGGCGGAAAAGAAACAGCTCGCTTGGCCTAACGTTGTGGATTTCAAAAGCATCCCTGGGGAAGGCGTCAACGGTCAGGTGGGGCATCAGCAAGTGCACATCGGTAAAGCGGACTTTCTCAAGCGCGAGGGTATCACGGGCGTGGAGGCTCTCACCCAGTTGGCTGAGCCGCATCAGGCCGCTGGACGCGGAGCCATGTTCCTGGCCGTGGATGGAAAAGCCGCCGCCGTGCTGGTGGTGAGTGATCCCATCAAGTCCACCACCCCCGAGACGCTGGAGAAGCTCCGTTCCCTGGACATCTCCGTGGTCATGCTCACGGGCGACCATGAGACGACCGCCCGCCACATCGCCAGCAGCCTGGGCATCCAGCGCTATCATGCCGGAGTCACCCCTCAGGATAAGCACCGCTACATCACCGAGATGAAGCGCGAGTCGGGAGCAGTTGTCGGCATGGCAGGGGATGGCATCAATGACGCGCCTGCACTGGCAGAGGCGGATGTCGGCATCGCCATGGGCACCGGCACGGACATTGCCATGGAGAGTGCACCGGTGACCCTCGTGAAAGGGGATCTACGCGGCATCGTGCAAGCCATTCGGTTAGGCCGAGCCATGATGAGCAATATCCGCCAGAACCTGCTCTTCGCCTTCCTCTACAATGGGCTCGGCATCCCGCTGGCAGCCGGGGCGCTGTATCCCTGGTTCGGCTGGCTGCTCAGCCCCATGATCGCCGGGGCGGCCATGAGCCTCAGTTCCGTGTCCGTCATCGGCAATGCGCTGCGGCTGAAGACGACGAAGCTGGACTGA
- a CDS encoding Calx-beta domain-containing protein, with protein MKHPPLRALALLALLAPLAAHAAAPVNDKFDKARVLTTTSPVFLNQTGVGSTPDALDPFIGGSKLARSVWYRYDAVFTTDFNRIIIDDKPGVRAAVFEMTDADGNAGTLKFLAETNNVLPNDIETLVFSTVAGRRYCVCVEANGLFDITLQSTPRPNDYFGDAIGLPGDQGTVTGNNDGATNVNDSPATLADDTPGSGVWYVWTPGFNGQAVVDTNFSERTPNNSLDTVVAVFTGNTLQTLVPVASDDDDGYQNNSRVVFNANAGTPYRIWVGGFGGQAGTFFLSYYPEGNPGVFEIASVPNSVGENQGTTAFHVRRFRAGLVAANVTISTANGSATAGSDYTAINTVLNFPNPVNDQNGWQQTVNLTIVPDINFTELPAETFNLVLSAPSPGASVGGSSPAGVAIRSGEPTDAAGFLVENLQVREDAGGINIPLVRAAAGGYVRMQVLALVSTSAPGAKPELDYNFAPVTVDLVPGQTQASVQLQILNDGLSEGEETITLFVNAETPDLQTTGYTVLTVTIEDDDLVVPQAGRLTTFMDAGGTGITGGLDIKITATGMVSGKLVMARGSLPFTGKLVDGRLTVRLGPVTGPVRTLTIELLNAADQTYRVTLSDGELGSTVTEIVRLTNYTALNPCPVAGYFTFADVVGGGDVPQLVTATIKVTAAGDAKLTGKLFDGTAVLASGGVGEGNNARMGASLYKGLGRALCEANLPTASQDINSGSFKLLRPGRSNQSVELPALDVSSSSRVAKWVPPAAGQRALTIWNPAGAGNADLTGGGFAVLTTKALTVSTANKVVVTVNPPENLKITLNAKTGLFTGTVIPTGVTKPQKIFGVMLQGGGDSFGNGFFLNGMLPGKIRLRGP; from the coding sequence ATGAAACATCCCCCACTCCGCGCCTTGGCGCTGCTGGCTTTGCTGGCCCCTTTGGCTGCCCATGCGGCGGCTCCGGTGAATGACAAATTTGATAAAGCCCGGGTGCTGACCACCACCTCACCCGTGTTTCTCAATCAGACCGGCGTCGGGTCCACCCCGGATGCGCTGGACCCTTTCATCGGCGGCAGCAAACTGGCCCGCAGCGTGTGGTATCGCTATGACGCCGTTTTTACGACCGACTTCAACCGCATCATCATCGATGACAAGCCGGGCGTGCGTGCCGCCGTCTTTGAAATGACCGATGCGGATGGCAACGCGGGCACGCTGAAGTTCCTGGCCGAGACGAACAACGTGCTGCCGAATGACATTGAGACGCTGGTCTTTTCCACCGTGGCCGGACGGCGCTACTGCGTCTGTGTGGAGGCCAACGGGCTGTTTGACATCACCCTGCAGTCCACGCCGCGGCCTAACGACTACTTTGGAGATGCGATCGGGCTCCCCGGCGATCAAGGCACCGTGACAGGCAACAATGACGGGGCCACCAACGTCAACGACAGCCCGGCGACGCTGGCGGATGATACGCCGGGCAGCGGGGTGTGGTATGTCTGGACGCCCGGCTTCAACGGCCAGGCGGTGGTGGACACCAATTTCAGCGAGCGCACGCCTAACAACTCATTGGATACCGTGGTGGCAGTCTTCACCGGGAATACGTTGCAGACCCTGGTGCCCGTGGCCTCCGATGACGATGACGGCTATCAAAACAACAGCCGGGTGGTCTTCAACGCCAACGCAGGCACGCCCTACCGCATCTGGGTCGGCGGCTTTGGCGGCCAAGCGGGGACCTTCTTTCTCAGCTACTATCCGGAGGGGAATCCTGGGGTCTTTGAGATCGCCAGCGTGCCGAACAGCGTCGGGGAAAACCAGGGCACCACGGCTTTTCACGTGCGGCGCTTCCGTGCGGGCCTGGTGGCCGCCAATGTCACGATCAGCACGGCCAATGGCAGCGCCACGGCGGGCTCCGACTACACGGCCATCAATACCGTGCTGAACTTTCCAAATCCGGTCAACGATCAGAACGGCTGGCAGCAGACGGTGAACCTGACCATCGTGCCGGATATCAATTTCACGGAGCTGCCCGCAGAGACTTTCAACCTGGTCCTTTCCGCCCCCAGCCCTGGTGCCAGCGTGGGGGGCAGCTCGCCGGCAGGCGTTGCCATCCGGAGCGGGGAGCCGACGGACGCTGCCGGCTTTTTGGTGGAAAATCTGCAGGTCAGGGAGGATGCGGGGGGGATCAACATTCCACTCGTTCGTGCTGCAGCGGGGGGCTATGTGCGCATGCAGGTGCTCGCGCTCGTTTCGACGAGCGCTCCAGGGGCCAAGCCGGAACTGGACTATAATTTTGCCCCGGTCACCGTGGACCTGGTGCCGGGCCAGACGCAGGCCTCTGTCCAGTTGCAGATCCTCAATGACGGCCTTTCCGAAGGCGAGGAAACGATCACCCTCTTTGTCAATGCAGAGACGCCAGATCTGCAGACGACAGGCTATACGGTGCTGACGGTGACGATTGAAGATGATGACCTCGTCGTGCCCCAGGCCGGGCGGCTGACCACCTTTATGGATGCCGGAGGCACGGGCATCACAGGCGGCCTGGATATCAAGATCACCGCCACCGGCATGGTGTCCGGTAAGCTGGTGATGGCACGTGGCAGCCTGCCCTTCACCGGCAAGCTGGTGGATGGCCGCCTGACCGTCCGCCTCGGCCCGGTCACAGGTCCTGTCCGCACCCTGACCATCGAGCTGCTGAATGCCGCCGACCAAACCTACCGCGTCACGCTGAGTGACGGGGAGCTGGGCAGCACGGTGACGGAGATCGTCAGACTAACAAACTATACCGCACTAAATCCCTGCCCGGTCGCGGGTTATTTCACCTTTGCGGATGTCGTCGGCGGCGGTGATGTGCCGCAACTCGTTACGGCCACCATCAAGGTGACGGCGGCGGGAGATGCCAAGCTGACGGGCAAGCTCTTTGACGGCACCGCCGTCCTCGCCAGCGGCGGGGTGGGTGAGGGCAACAATGCACGGATGGGGGCCTCCCTTTACAAAGGCCTGGGCCGCGCGCTCTGCGAGGCAAACCTGCCGACGGCCAGCCAGGACATCAACTCGGGATCGTTCAAGCTGCTGCGCCCAGGCCGCTCCAACCAGAGCGTGGAACTGCCTGCCCTGGATGTGAGTTCCAGCTCCCGCGTGGCCAAGTGGGTGCCACCGGCGGCAGGCCAGCGCGCTCTCACCATCTGGAACCCCGCCGGTGCGGGCAATGCAGACCTCACCGGCGGTGGGTTCGCCGTCCTGACCACGAAGGCGCTTACCGTCAGCACAGCCAACAAAGTCGTCGTGACGGTGAACCCGCCGGAGAACCTGAAGATCACCCTGAATGCGAAGACGGGCCTCTTCACCGGCACCGTCATCCCCACCGGCGTCACCAAGCCCCAGAAGATCTTTGGCGTGATGCTCCAGGGCGGAGGGGACAGCTTTGGCAACGGCTTTTTCCTCAATGGTATGCTGCCTGGAAAAATCAGGCTGCGGGGTCCATAA
- a CDS encoding response regulator transcription factor, whose amino-acid sequence MPKILLIEDQPQMRQNVALILELNGFEVAVAENGLEGVAKARTCRPDLILCDVMMPDLDGYGVLHLLRKEDSMRALPFIFLTAKGEKQEQRTGMNLGADDYLTKPCSEADLLSAIHVRLRRNRDISHQATVSARPDFRSAAPLESLGLTPREAEVLLWVAQGKGNAETASILGTSEATVRKHLEHIYPKLGIEGRGAASLIAIERLSKTSPG is encoded by the coding sequence ATGCCGAAGATCCTCCTCATCGAAGACCAGCCGCAGATGCGCCAGAACGTGGCCCTGATCCTGGAACTGAACGGCTTTGAAGTGGCCGTGGCGGAAAACGGCCTGGAAGGCGTGGCCAAGGCCCGCACCTGCCGCCCGGACCTCATCCTGTGCGATGTCATGATGCCCGACCTGGACGGTTACGGCGTGCTGCATCTCCTGCGCAAGGAGGACTCGATGCGTGCCCTGCCCTTCATCTTTCTCACCGCCAAGGGCGAGAAGCAGGAGCAGCGCACGGGCATGAACCTGGGGGCCGATGATTACCTCACCAAACCCTGCTCCGAGGCCGACCTGCTCTCCGCCATCCACGTGCGGCTGCGGCGGAATCGCGACATCAGCCACCAGGCCACCGTCTCGGCCCGGCCCGACTTCCGCAGCGCTGCGCCGCTGGAGTCCCTGGGCCTCACGCCGCGCGAGGCCGAGGTGCTGCTCTGGGTGGCGCAAGGCAAAGGCAACGCGGAAACGGCCAGCATCCTGGGCACCAGCGAGGCCACCGTGCGCAAGCACCTGGAGCACATCTATCCCAAGCTCGGCATCGAAGGGCGCGGTGCCGCCAGCTTGATCGCCATTGAGCGTCTCAGCAAGACCAGCCCCGGATGA